One window from the genome of Pseudomonas sp. L5B5 encodes:
- a CDS encoding ornithine cyclodeaminase family protein gives MSSMPFVIAQPQARQLLEQLDVPQILRKLFRDLAAGLAVQPPQQLVEFPQGAGDFINFQGVLAEDRVYGVKTSPYIVRTQGPLVTAWTLLMSMDSGQPLLLCDAAELTIARTAATTAVAVDALAGPSVRRLTIIGSGPVALAHLHYIKDLRPWQDIRLHSPSLAQRSAAERARLQALDPRLALVDQCEAALEQADVILLCTSSAGPVIDPRKLERPALITSISTNAPRAHEVPPAALPEMQVYCDYRRTTPGAAGDMLIASQQHGWDSGAIVGDLPELLSGQAQLPSGERHVFFRSIGLGLEDIALANALYHLRRQQ, from the coding sequence ATGTCCAGCATGCCTTTCGTGATTGCCCAGCCCCAGGCCCGCCAGTTGCTCGAACAACTCGACGTGCCCCAGATCCTGCGCAAGCTGTTCCGTGACCTGGCCGCCGGGCTGGCCGTGCAACCGCCGCAACAGCTGGTGGAATTCCCCCAGGGCGCCGGGGACTTCATCAACTTCCAGGGCGTGCTGGCCGAAGACCGGGTCTACGGGGTCAAGACCTCTCCCTACATCGTGCGTACCCAAGGCCCGCTAGTCACCGCCTGGACCCTGCTGATGTCCATGGATAGCGGCCAGCCCCTGTTGCTGTGCGACGCCGCAGAACTGACCATCGCTCGTACCGCAGCCACCACCGCAGTGGCCGTCGATGCCCTGGCCGGCCCTAGCGTCCGGCGCCTGACGATTATCGGCAGCGGCCCGGTGGCCCTGGCCCACCTGCACTACATCAAGGACCTACGCCCCTGGCAGGACATCCGCCTGCACTCCCCCAGCCTGGCGCAGCGGTCTGCTGCAGAGCGCGCGCGCCTGCAAGCCCTCGACCCGCGCCTGGCGCTCGTCGACCAGTGCGAGGCGGCCCTGGAGCAAGCGGACGTGATCCTGCTTTGCACCTCGTCCGCCGGGCCGGTGATCGATCCGCGCAAGCTCGAGCGGCCCGCGCTGATCACCTCCATCAGCACCAATGCACCACGGGCCCACGAAGTGCCGCCCGCCGCCTTGCCGGAGATGCAGGTGTACTGCGACTATCGCCGCACCACTCCGGGCGCGGCCGGCGACATGCTGATCGCCAGCCAGCAGCACGGCTGGGACAGTGGGGCGATTGTCGGTGACCTGCCGGAACTGCTCAGTGGCCAGGCCCAACTGCCCAGCGGCGAGCGCCACGTGTTCTTCCGCTCCATCGGCCTGGGCCTGGAAGACATCGCCCTGGCTAACGCCCTGTACCACTTGCGCCGCCAGCAATAA
- a CDS encoding LysR substrate-binding domain-containing protein produces the protein MATVSLRNIDLNLLVVLDALLTEKHVTRTGERLHLSQPAISHSLGKLRSLLDDPLLIRQGNDVLLSPLARSLQAPLKEILSQIETLLGKSIDFDPAVSQRIFHLAMSDYGAAIVLPRLLVRLRREAPLMRLVVTQGSRHEMFEQVVQGKLDLALGVFPDLSEEVVKEVLFEETFTCLLDRATLGPAGSLDLAQYLARPHLQVSMDGCFNGEVDHRLRDQGLQRQIVVSVPHWGTAPGMIRGTDLILTVASRTLDELSLDDGLVRLTPPMQVPAFNFVQVWHGRSADDPAHTWLREQIRLASVAGS, from the coding sequence ATGGCCACCGTCTCCCTGCGCAATATCGACCTGAACCTGTTGGTGGTGCTCGATGCACTGCTGACGGAGAAGCACGTGACCCGCACCGGTGAACGCCTGCACCTGAGCCAGCCGGCCATCAGCCATTCCCTGGGCAAGTTGCGCTCGTTGCTGGATGACCCATTGTTGATCCGCCAAGGCAACGATGTGTTGCTCAGCCCGCTGGCCCGCAGCCTGCAAGCGCCGCTCAAGGAAATCCTCAGCCAGATCGAGACGCTGCTGGGCAAGTCCATCGACTTCGATCCGGCCGTTTCCCAGCGCATCTTCCACCTGGCGATGTCCGACTACGGCGCGGCGATCGTGCTGCCCCGGCTGTTGGTACGCCTGCGCCGTGAAGCTCCGCTGATGCGCCTGGTGGTGACCCAGGGCAGCCGCCACGAGATGTTCGAGCAAGTGGTACAGGGCAAGCTCGACCTGGCCCTGGGGGTGTTTCCCGACCTGTCGGAGGAGGTGGTCAAGGAGGTGCTGTTCGAGGAGACCTTCACCTGCCTGCTGGACCGCGCCACCCTGGGCCCCGCCGGGTCTCTGGACCTGGCGCAGTACCTGGCGCGGCCGCACCTGCAGGTGTCGATGGACGGCTGTTTCAACGGCGAAGTCGATCATCGCCTGCGCGACCAGGGCTTGCAGCGGCAGATCGTGGTCAGCGTGCCCCATTGGGGCACGGCGCCGGGGATGATCCGTGGCACCGACCTGATCCTCACGGTGGCCAGTCGCACCCTGGATGAGTTGTCGCTGGACGATGGGCTGGTGCGCCTGACGCCGCCGATGCAGGTACCGGCGTTCAATTTCGTCCAGGTCTGGCATGGGCGTTCCGCTGACGACCCGGCCCACACCTGGCTGCGCGAGCAGATTCGCCTGGCCAGCGTGGCCGGGTCGTGA
- the moaE gene encoding molybdopterin synthase catalytic subunit MoaE translates to MGIRVQDAAFDPGAELNAMHAAHVGVGAVVSFVGYVRDFNDGQEVHGMFLEHYPGMTEKALGKIAEEAGQRWPLLKLEILHRIGALAPGEPIVFVAAASAHRQAAFDACAFVMDYLKTRAPFWKKEQTVDGPRWVEGRHSDQAAAERWKG, encoded by the coding sequence ATGGGCATTCGGGTACAGGACGCGGCATTCGACCCCGGCGCCGAACTCAATGCCATGCACGCGGCCCATGTCGGCGTCGGGGCCGTGGTGAGCTTTGTCGGCTACGTGCGTGATTTCAACGACGGCCAGGAGGTGCACGGGATGTTCCTGGAGCACTACCCGGGCATGACCGAGAAGGCCCTGGGCAAGATCGCCGAGGAGGCCGGGCAGCGCTGGCCGCTGCTCAAGCTGGAGATCCTGCACCGCATCGGTGCCCTGGCCCCGGGCGAGCCGATTGTCTTCGTCGCCGCGGCCAGTGCCCATCGCCAGGCGGCCTTCGATGCTTGTGCCTTTGTCATGGACTATCTCAAGACCCGTGCACCGTTCTGGAAAAAAGAACAGACCGTCGATGGCCCGCGCTGGGTCGAGGGCCGGCACAGTGACCAGGCGGCGGCCGAGCGCTGGAAAGGCTGA
- a CDS encoding PhoH family protein, giving the protein MDDRGRSPSSNQPILYVLDTNVLIHDPNALLNFEEHHVVIPMTVLEELDKLKSGHHSVAAECRQAIRLIDKTLGEASPEDVELGVPIQRGKGEPKGLLSILMGKRNEPNSLLPDNLNDNIIINQLVDLHARHKDLSVVLVTKDINMRLKARACGIAAEDYSTDQLVDDVELLPNGFHNMSGSFWDRVSKVETRQDHGRTWHQVQLIDNLPAVHINEFIIDEQGFVGWIKEIRADVLLILDLHQEPLLHQEAWGLKPRDIYQGLALYALLDPDIHLVNLSGAAGSGKTILALAAAIEQTMVSKRYRRIIATRSVQGLDQEIGFLPGTEAEKMEPWLGAITDNLEALHMDDESTHGSVDYILSKVPLQFKSLNYIRGRSFQQSLILIDECQNLTPHQMKTIITRAGAGSKVVCLGNLAQIDTPYLSATSSGLTYLTERFKDFPNGVHITLQGVPRSILAEYAESHL; this is encoded by the coding sequence ATGGATGACCGCGGACGTAGCCCTTCCTCCAACCAGCCAATCCTTTACGTACTCGATACCAATGTATTGATTCACGATCCCAATGCCCTGCTGAACTTCGAAGAACACCATGTCGTGATCCCGATGACCGTCCTGGAGGAGCTGGACAAGCTCAAGAGTGGGCATCACAGCGTGGCTGCCGAGTGCCGCCAGGCCATCCGCCTGATCGACAAGACCCTTGGCGAGGCTTCTCCCGAGGATGTCGAGCTGGGGGTGCCGATCCAGCGTGGCAAGGGCGAACCCAAGGGGTTGCTGTCGATCCTGATGGGCAAGCGCAACGAGCCCAATAGCCTGCTGCCGGACAACCTCAACGACAACATCATCATCAACCAGTTGGTCGATCTGCACGCGCGCCACAAGGACTTGTCCGTGGTGCTGGTGACCAAGGACATCAACATGCGCCTCAAGGCGCGTGCCTGCGGGATCGCCGCCGAGGACTACAGCACCGACCAGCTGGTCGACGACGTGGAGCTGCTGCCCAACGGCTTCCACAACATGAGCGGCTCGTTCTGGGACCGGGTGAGCAAGGTCGAGACTCGCCAGGATCATGGTCGGACCTGGCACCAGGTGCAGTTGATCGACAACCTGCCGGCGGTGCACATCAATGAATTCATCATCGACGAACAGGGCTTTGTCGGCTGGATCAAGGAAATCCGTGCCGATGTGCTGCTGATCCTCGACCTGCATCAGGAGCCCCTGTTGCACCAGGAAGCCTGGGGCCTGAAACCGCGGGACATCTACCAGGGCCTGGCGCTTTATGCATTGCTCGACCCGGACATCCACCTGGTCAACCTGTCCGGGGCCGCCGGCTCGGGCAAGACCATCCTGGCCCTGGCAGCCGCCATCGAGCAGACCATGGTCAGCAAGCGCTACCGGCGCATCATCGCCACCCGCAGCGTGCAGGGGCTGGACCAGGAGATCGGCTTCCTGCCGGGCACCGAGGCGGAGAAGATGGAGCCCTGGCTCGGCGCGATCACCGACAACCTCGAGGCCTTGCACATGGATGACGAGAGCACCCATGGCAGCGTCGACTACATCCTCAGCAAGGTGCCGCTGCAGTTCAAATCCCTGAACTACATCCGTGGTCGCAGCTTCCAGCAGAGCCTGATCCTGATCGACGAATGCCAGAACCTCACCCCGCACCAGATGAAGACCATCATCACCCGTGCCGGCGCCGGTTCCAAAGTGGTGTGCCTGGGTAACCTGGCACAGATCGATACCCCCTACCTGTCGGCCACCAGCTCCGGGCTGACCTACCTCACCGAGCGCTTCAAGGACTTCCCCAACGGCGTGCACATCACCCTGCAAGGGGTGCCGCGCTCGATCCTGGCCGAATACGCCGAAAGCCATTTGTAA
- a CDS encoding transcriptional regulator: MTTPAKDPALDNFRAIADAIATLFFPHAEVVLHDLRTQKIDYIANNLSKREVGDDAALEDMLSGDSDERNIGPYEKLNWDGQKIRSLSTVLRDAKGQPLAVLCINLNISLFENAKAALDLFLSPSKLIPQPDSLFRDDWQERINTFLHNWLRERQLGLNLLTRDHKRELVLALHAEGAFKGKSAANYVANVLNMGRATVYKHLKELKEQ; this comes from the coding sequence ATGACCACACCCGCAAAGGATCCTGCCCTGGACAATTTCCGGGCGATCGCCGACGCCATTGCCACCCTGTTCTTCCCCCACGCCGAAGTGGTACTCCACGACCTGCGCACCCAGAAGATCGACTACATCGCCAACAACCTGTCCAAACGCGAAGTGGGCGACGACGCGGCCCTGGAAGACATGCTCAGTGGCGACAGCGATGAACGGAACATCGGCCCCTACGAAAAACTCAACTGGGACGGACAGAAGATCCGCAGCCTGAGCACCGTGCTGCGCGACGCCAAAGGCCAGCCACTGGCGGTGCTGTGCATCAACCTGAATATCTCGCTGTTCGAGAATGCCAAGGCCGCGCTGGATCTGTTCCTGTCTCCAAGCAAGCTGATCCCCCAGCCCGACTCACTGTTTCGCGATGACTGGCAGGAGCGGATCAACACCTTCCTGCACAACTGGCTGCGCGAGCGCCAGCTGGGCCTGAACCTGCTGACCCGCGACCACAAGCGCGAACTGGTGCTGGCGTTGCACGCCGAAGGCGCCTTCAAGGGCAAGAGCGCCGCCAACTATGTGGCCAACGTGCTGAACATGGGCCGCGCTACGGTGTACAAGCACCTCAAGGAACTCAAGGAGCAGTGA
- a CDS encoding MoaD/ThiS family protein — MKIKVKFFARYREAIGLDETQVEGEFRSIEDVRQHLLQGVGAPVLGEQNLMCARNEELCPLDEPLVDGDEVAFFPAVTGG, encoded by the coding sequence ATGAAGATCAAGGTGAAGTTCTTTGCCCGTTATCGCGAGGCCATCGGCCTGGACGAGACCCAGGTCGAAGGCGAGTTCCGTAGCATCGAGGATGTGCGCCAGCACCTGCTGCAGGGCGTGGGCGCCCCGGTGCTGGGCGAGCAGAACCTGATGTGCGCGCGCAACGAAGAGTTGTGCCCGCTGGACGAGCCCCTGGTCGATGGTGATGAAGTGGCGTTCTTTCCCGCCGTGACCGGAGGCTGA
- a CDS encoding ABC transporter substrate-binding protein, whose translation MKRLPLISGLVLGLLACTSLSAAEKTLRLGIEAAYPPFAFKTAEGKIGGFDYDIGNALCAQMQVKCEWIEGEFDGLIPSLKVKKIDAALSSMTITAERRKSVDFTHRYYFTSSRLVMKKGAVVDDQYQSLKGKAIGVQRSTTTDRYATEVLEPKGIKVTRYSNNEEIYMDLAAGRLDAIFADTIPLEDFLSMPRGADYAFVGPELKDPQYVGEGAGIAVRKGNEQLVGALNKAIEGIRANGEYQKIQAKYFKSDIYGD comes from the coding sequence ATGAAAAGACTTCCCCTCATCAGTGGCCTGGTCCTGGGCCTGTTGGCGTGCACCTCGCTGTCGGCCGCCGAGAAGACCCTGCGCCTGGGGATCGAGGCCGCGTATCCACCGTTCGCCTTCAAGACTGCCGAAGGCAAGATCGGTGGCTTCGACTACGACATCGGCAATGCCCTGTGCGCGCAAATGCAAGTCAAGTGCGAGTGGATCGAGGGAGAGTTCGACGGGCTGATCCCATCGTTGAAGGTGAAGAAGATCGATGCCGCGCTGTCGTCCATGACCATCACCGCCGAGCGCCGCAAGTCGGTGGATTTCACCCACAGGTACTACTTCACCTCCTCGCGCCTGGTGATGAAGAAAGGCGCGGTGGTGGATGACCAGTACCAGAGCCTCAAGGGCAAGGCCATCGGTGTGCAGCGTTCCACCACCACCGATCGCTACGCCACCGAGGTCCTGGAGCCCAAGGGCATCAAGGTGACGCGCTATAGCAACAACGAAGAGATCTACATGGACCTGGCAGCCGGGCGGCTGGACGCGATCTTCGCCGACACCATCCCGCTGGAGGATTTCCTGTCGATGCCGCGCGGTGCCGACTATGCCTTTGTCGGCCCGGAGCTCAAGGACCCGCAGTACGTCGGCGAGGGAGCCGGGATTGCCGTGCGCAAGGGCAACGAGCAACTGGTGGGCGCGCTGAACAAGGCCATCGAAGGCATCCGCGCCAATGGCGAGTACCAGAAGATCCAGGCCAAGTATTTCAAGTCGGACATCTACGGCGATTGA
- a CDS encoding NAD(P)/FAD-dependent oxidoreductase — protein sequence MIETDFIIIGAGIAGASTGYWLSRHGRVVVLERESHPGYHSTGRSAALYTAAYGTPQVRALTVASRAFFDQPPEGFCEHPLLTPRGEMTVDFVNDPAELQRQYLSAKASVPQMQLLDADEACARLPILRRDKVHGALYDPTASDIDTDALHQGYLRGLRRNQGQLHTDCEVIGLERDAQGTWLIRTSGQSFSAPVVINAAGAWADQIGSLAGARPLGLQPKRRAAFIFAGPQDQDCQHWPMLVSLDESFYLKPDAGMFLGSPANADPVQPHDVQPEELDIALGIHRIEEATTLSIRRPTRTWAGLRSFVSDGDLLAGFDPQVPGLFWVAGQGGYGIQTSPAMGQASAALVRGAGLPRELAAFGLDAAMLSPARLG from the coding sequence ATGATCGAGACAGACTTCATCATCATTGGCGCCGGTATCGCCGGGGCTTCCACCGGTTACTGGCTGTCGCGCCATGGCCGGGTCGTAGTGCTGGAGCGCGAATCCCATCCGGGTTATCACTCCACCGGCCGCTCCGCCGCCCTCTACACCGCCGCCTATGGCACGCCGCAAGTACGTGCCCTGACCGTGGCCAGCCGCGCGTTCTTCGACCAGCCGCCCGAGGGCTTCTGCGAGCATCCATTGCTGACTCCACGGGGCGAGATGACCGTCGACTTCGTCAACGACCCCGCCGAGTTGCAGCGCCAGTACCTGAGTGCCAAGGCCAGCGTGCCGCAGATGCAACTGCTCGATGCCGACGAAGCCTGCGCCCGCCTGCCGATTCTGCGTCGCGACAAGGTCCACGGTGCCCTCTACGACCCCACCGCCAGCGATATCGACACCGACGCCCTGCACCAGGGTTACCTGCGCGGCCTTCGTCGCAACCAGGGCCAGTTGCACACCGACTGTGAAGTCATCGGGCTGGAACGTGACGCCCAGGGCACCTGGCTGATACGCACCAGCGGCCAGAGCTTCAGCGCACCCGTGGTGATCAACGCCGCCGGCGCCTGGGCCGACCAGATCGGCAGCCTGGCCGGAGCCCGACCGCTGGGGCTGCAGCCAAAGCGCCGGGCGGCATTCATCTTCGCCGGCCCACAGGACCAGGACTGCCAACACTGGCCGATGCTGGTCAGCCTGGACGAATCCTTCTACCTGAAACCCGACGCGGGCATGTTCCTCGGCTCGCCGGCCAACGCCGACCCGGTGCAGCCCCACGATGTGCAACCCGAAGAACTGGACATCGCCCTGGGCATCCACCGGATCGAGGAAGCCACGACCCTGAGCATCCGCCGCCCGACCCGGACCTGGGCCGGCCTGCGCAGCTTCGTCAGCGATGGCGACCTGCTGGCCGGGTTCGATCCGCAAGTGCCAGGGCTGTTCTGGGTCGCCGGCCAAGGCGGCTACGGTATCCAGACCTCGCCGGCGATGGGCCAGGCCAGCGCCGCCCTGGTCCGTGGCGCCGGCCTGCCACGGGAACTGGCAGCCTTCGGCCTTGACGCTGCCATGCTCTCTCCGGCTCGCCTGGGCTGA
- a CDS encoding DMT family transporter produces the protein MTLFIPILLSLLAGFAVPLQAGTNARLGSLLGHPLWATGISLLVSLLALGVLLLFIKVPRPNLLAAAQGPWWIWLGGLAGVLYITVALLMAPRLGALNFIMAVIIGQLLISLIIDYFGLVGLPQKDISLQKLFGVLVVIGGFVITVRG, from the coding sequence ATGACCTTGTTCATCCCGATCCTGCTCAGCCTGCTCGCCGGTTTCGCCGTGCCCCTGCAGGCCGGAACCAACGCCCGGCTGGGCAGCCTGCTGGGGCACCCGTTGTGGGCCACTGGCATCTCGCTGCTGGTGAGCCTGCTGGCCCTGGGCGTGTTGCTGCTGTTCATCAAGGTGCCCCGGCCCAACCTGCTGGCCGCCGCCCAAGGCCCCTGGTGGATCTGGCTGGGCGGGCTGGCCGGGGTGCTCTACATCACCGTGGCGCTGCTGATGGCGCCGCGCCTGGGAGCGCTCAACTTCATCATGGCGGTGATCATCGGCCAGTTGCTGATCTCGCTGATCATCGACTACTTCGGCCTGGTGGGCCTGCCGCAAAAAGACATCAGCCTGCAGAAACTCTTCGGCGTACTGGTGGTGATCGGCGGCTTCGTGATCACCGTCCGCGGCTGA
- the rhlB gene encoding ATP-dependent RNA helicase RhlB, translating to MTVLKALKKIFGKSEAEPLAPSPSAPSPSSSSRIDGRQAPRNAPATAAKKEPVNTPAAPAAPKAPRQEKPRAEQAKPEQPRRPRAPKPPVSTWKLEDFVVEPQEGKTRFHDFKLSPELMHAIQDLGFPYCTPIQAQVLGFTLAGKDAIGRAQTGTGKTAAFLVSIITQLLQTPPPKERYMGEPRALIIAPTRELVVQIAKDAAALTKYTGLNVMTFVGGMDFDKQLKQLEARHCDILVATPGRLLDFNQRGDVHLDMVEVMVLDEADRMLDMGFIPQVRQIIRQTPPKSERQTLLFSATFTEDVMNLAKQWTTDPAIVEIEAENVANANVEQHIYAVAGADKYKLLYNLVNDNGWERVMVFANRKDEVRRIEERLVRDGVNAAQLSGDVPQHKRIKTLEGFREGKIRVLVATDVAGRGIHIDGISHVINFTLPEVPDDYVHRIGRTGRAGADGVSISFAGEDDSYQLPAIEELLGRKISCEMPPTELLRAVERKRPQA from the coding sequence ATGACCGTGCTCAAAGCACTCAAGAAAATCTTCGGTAAAAGCGAGGCTGAGCCGCTCGCGCCAAGCCCCAGTGCCCCCTCCCCCAGTTCCAGCAGCCGCATCGACGGCCGTCAGGCACCACGGAATGCACCCGCTACCGCAGCTAAAAAAGAACCGGTGAACACACCGGCCGCCCCCGCCGCTCCCAAAGCACCACGCCAGGAGAAGCCCAGGGCCGAGCAAGCCAAACCTGAACAACCACGTCGCCCACGCGCGCCGAAACCGCCGGTCAGCACCTGGAAACTCGAAGACTTCGTGGTCGAGCCCCAGGAAGGCAAGACCCGCTTCCATGACTTCAAGCTCTCGCCGGAACTGATGCACGCCATCCAGGACCTGGGCTTTCCTTATTGCACGCCGATCCAGGCCCAGGTGCTGGGCTTCACCCTGGCGGGCAAGGACGCCATCGGCCGCGCCCAGACCGGTACCGGCAAGACCGCGGCATTCCTGGTCTCGATCATCACCCAGTTGCTGCAGACCCCGCCGCCCAAGGAACGCTACATGGGCGAACCGCGGGCCCTGATCATCGCCCCGACCCGGGAGCTGGTGGTGCAGATCGCCAAGGACGCCGCGGCACTGACCAAGTACACCGGCCTGAACGTGATGACCTTCGTCGGCGGCATGGATTTCGACAAGCAGCTCAAGCAGCTCGAAGCGCGCCATTGCGACATTCTGGTGGCCACTCCCGGTCGCCTGCTGGACTTCAACCAGCGCGGTGACGTGCACCTGGACATGGTCGAGGTGATGGTGCTGGACGAAGCCGACCGCATGCTCGACATGGGCTTCATCCCCCAGGTGCGGCAGATCATTCGCCAGACCCCGCCCAAGAGCGAACGCCAGACCCTGCTGTTCTCCGCAACCTTCACCGAAGATGTGATGAACCTGGCCAAGCAATGGACCACCGACCCTGCGATCGTCGAGATCGAGGCCGAGAACGTCGCCAACGCCAACGTCGAGCAGCACATCTATGCCGTGGCCGGCGCCGACAAGTACAAGCTGCTGTACAACCTGGTGAACGACAATGGCTGGGAGCGGGTGATGGTCTTCGCCAACCGCAAGGACGAAGTCCGACGCATCGAGGAACGCCTGGTGCGCGATGGCGTCAACGCCGCCCAGCTGTCCGGCGATGTGCCACAGCACAAGCGAATCAAGACCCTGGAAGGCTTCCGCGAAGGCAAGATCCGGGTCCTGGTGGCCACTGACGTGGCCGGCCGCGGCATCCACATCGACGGCATCAGCCACGTGATCAACTTCACCCTGCCGGAAGTCCCGGACGACTACGTGCACCGTATCGGCCGCACTGGCCGGGCCGGCGCCGACGGCGTGTCCATCAGCTTCGCCGGTGAAGACGACTCCTACCAGTTGCCGGCGATCGAAGAACTGCTGGGCCGCAAGATCAGTTGCGAAATGCCGCCCACCGAGCTGCTGCGCGCCGTGGAGCGCAAGCGCCCTCAAGCCTGA
- the moaC gene encoding cyclic pyranopterin monophosphate synthase MoaC, with translation MLTHLDSQGRANMVDVTDKAVTFREATAEARVRMLPQTLQMIVSGGHPKGDVFAVARIAGIQAAKKTSDLIPLCHPLMLTSVKVELSAEGEDSVHIVARCKLSGQTGVEMEALTAASVAALTIYDMCKAVDRGMTIEGVRVLEKLGGKSGHYQAEPA, from the coding sequence GTGCTGACTCATCTCGATTCCCAAGGGCGCGCCAATATGGTCGACGTCACCGACAAGGCCGTGACGTTTCGCGAAGCGACCGCCGAAGCCCGGGTGCGCATGCTCCCGCAAACCTTGCAGATGATCGTCAGCGGCGGTCATCCCAAGGGCGATGTGTTCGCCGTGGCGCGGATCGCCGGGATCCAGGCGGCGAAAAAGACCAGCGACCTGATTCCCCTGTGCCATCCGTTGATGCTCACCAGCGTCAAGGTCGAACTCAGCGCCGAAGGCGAGGACAGCGTGCACATCGTGGCGCGCTGCAAGCTCTCGGGGCAGACCGGGGTGGAAATGGAAGCGCTGACCGCCGCCAGCGTCGCCGCGCTGACCATCTACGACATGTGCAAGGCCGTGGACCGGGGCATGACCATCGAGGGCGTGCGGGTGCTGGAGAAACTCGGCGGCAAGAGCGGCCACTACCAGGCGGAGCCGGCATGA
- a CDS encoding polysaccharide deacetylase family protein yields the protein MRIAFLFSAWLLSFSVLAAPNDVATLDRSTWPEKLDSPTLFDVASRAEILTFARALLVSEAWDEASLKQRLGLRMINVAAIDELREHLWKRLLENYNFAQQSCDQDASFCFLVENMQQLRKQAGKFQLGEDSYYARWGEPSRTFHERYLDELLRKAALTPQTSSEVLRLGEHERNGEELNDRMFLLSFDSAANLAPDNTAWLTEYLRKSNLNGTFFVLGNDIQNRLDQASVASLQALYSQQCVGVQGWEFRSHSHWQDWQYSIQRSADLVKGKLPENYVPLFRPPMGQRRADAQAFFNAQGMQVALWDIDAQDGAGKLKAEDSGQRVLTLMLLWRRGVIAFNAKQDGVKGSLPWLLAQTAQSGIGWEDCQQAFR from the coding sequence TTGCGTATCGCGTTTCTCTTCTCGGCCTGGCTTTTGAGTTTCAGCGTGCTGGCGGCGCCCAATGATGTGGCGACCCTGGACCGCAGCACCTGGCCGGAAAAACTCGACAGCCCGACCCTGTTCGACGTCGCCTCGCGGGCCGAGATCCTGACCTTCGCTCGCGCCTTGCTGGTCAGTGAAGCCTGGGATGAGGCGTCCCTGAAGCAACGTCTTGGCCTGCGAATGATCAATGTGGCGGCGATCGACGAGTTGCGCGAGCACCTGTGGAAACGCCTGCTGGAGAACTACAACTTCGCCCAGCAGAGCTGCGACCAGGACGCTTCCTTCTGTTTCCTGGTGGAAAACATGCAGCAACTGCGCAAGCAGGCCGGCAAGTTCCAGCTGGGCGAGGACTCCTATTACGCCCGGTGGGGCGAGCCGAGCCGGACCTTCCATGAGCGCTACCTGGACGAACTGCTGCGCAAGGCTGCCCTGACCCCGCAGACCAGCAGCGAGGTGCTGCGCCTGGGCGAGCATGAGCGCAATGGCGAGGAGCTCAATGACCGGATGTTCCTGCTGAGCTTCGACAGCGCCGCCAACCTGGCCCCGGACAATACGGCCTGGCTCACCGAATACCTGCGCAAGTCCAACCTCAACGGTACTTTCTTCGTCCTGGGCAACGATATCCAGAACCGCCTCGACCAGGCTTCGGTGGCGAGCCTGCAGGCGCTGTATTCGCAGCAGTGTGTCGGGGTCCAGGGATGGGAGTTCCGTTCCCATAGCCATTGGCAGGATTGGCAGTACTCGATCCAGCGCAGTGCCGACCTGGTCAAGGGCAAGTTGCCGGAAAACTACGTGCCGCTGTTTCGTCCCCCCATGGGGCAGCGGCGGGCCGATGCCCAGGCGTTCTTCAATGCCCAGGGCATGCAGGTGGCGTTGTGGGACATCGATGCCCAGGACGGCGCCGGCAAGCTCAAGGCCGAGGACAGCGGCCAGCGGGTACTGACCCTGATGCTGTTGTGGCGGCGCGGGGTGATTGCCTTCAATGCCAAGCAGGATGGGGTCAAGGGCAGTTTGCCGTGGTTGCTGGCTCAGACCGCGCAAAGCGGAATCGGCTGGGAGGATTGTCAGCAGGCGTTTCGCTGA